In one window of Musa acuminata AAA Group cultivar baxijiao chromosome BXJ3-2, Cavendish_Baxijiao_AAA, whole genome shotgun sequence DNA:
- the LOC135631131 gene encoding acyl carrier protein 1, mitochondrial-like codes for MASALRGAILGHVRVPIRTLDRLRSLSCLQTSIRSMSSHGDDHLTREEVVDRVLDVVKSFPKVDPAKVTPDVHFQTDLGLDSLDNVEIVMALEEEFKLEIPDKEADQIVSCPLAVEYIAAHPMAS; via the exons ATGGCATCCGCGCTGCGAGGGGCGATCCTTGGTCACGTCCGCGTCCCGATCCGAACCCTAGACCGGTTGAGATCCCTCTCATGCCTTCAGACCTCGATTCGATCGATGTCGTCCCACGGCGACGACCATCTCACCCGTGAGGAGGTGGTCGATCGGGTCCTCGACGTCGTCAAGAGCTTCCCCAAGGTCGATCCCGCCAAG GTGACACCGGACGTGCATTTCCAGACGGATCTGGGGCTGGATAGCTTGGACAATGTGGAGATTGTGATGGCTCTGGAGGAGGAGTTCAAGCTGGAGATCCCCGACAAGGAGGCCGACCAGATCGTTTCCTGCCCCCTCGCCGTCGAGTACATCGCCGCACATCCGATGGCATCTTGA